TTGTTTGATTGATTtcatttgtttgactaagaatgTAGTTTAGCTGTGCATATTTGCATATGCAACGTTATCATGCTTCTGGACCATTACGACAAATTCCAATTAAAATATtacaaaatttaaacaaaaaagtATCAGCAAAATATACAAGCGATACTAAAAAACCCGCATGCATTCATCAAATTACTTAATCAACTACAAATACATTAACACGtatacataaaatatatataccaaaacaaAAAAGTAAGTATAGCACTGGATCACATAATTGAAAGTTAAACATTAACATCAAGTAGCAAATGCagatggtaaaaaaaaaaaaaaaaaaaaaatctttcttTACATTGATCTGCGTGTTCTACGTCTTCTTAACGCCCATCTTTCTTTAATATCAAATGTTTCATCAATCTGCTGTTGTTCATCAGATAGAACATCTGGCTCTGTTGTGGTAATAATACCATTAGTGCCTGAAACACCTTTGATTCTGGCAGCTTCATCGATTAAATCAGTTATAAGCATTTCTGTAGTTCTTGTAGTGATTCCTCTAAGGTACCATGAAATTGGTGGGGGAGGTACAATTGCAGGTTCAATAAGTTGCTGTAAAGTCACCTTTGATGCAATCCTTCCATTTCCTTGAGTACATGACATGTATTCTGATAAAGTTCTTGGCTTACAGGGATGACATAGTTTTTCATCAAGCAAGATTGGTTCTACTTTCCAGCTTCCTTCAAATCTTTTCATAAATCCAGGTTTCACTTGCTTGAATTTCATCTGAGAATCACCAAACAAAAACAGTATAAACATAGAGTGTATAGATGATAATAAAACATCATATAGTTTTTAGAAAATAAATTTGTTTCTTACAGAGTAATCTTCGCGATTTTGATCTACCATTACATGAACTGAAATTGTTCCTGACCAAAACAGAAACCTCCATAAAGCAGCTTGTTCAAGTTCAACAACTTGCCTTGAACCTTCATCTATCAAAACCTTTCTGGATAAGACTTCTTGAATGTTCTTGAAGACTCTCTTGTTGTCTGGATCAATGACAATGTTGTATATTGCATCAGGAGGTAAACCAACATTCACTTCCACGTTTAGTTGGCATAAAGAGTCTTTGGGTACACTGACCTGAAATTTTCAAATCTATAAGTACAAATTACTTattcgaatgattaaataataaactctTACCTCAATAGCAGGGGGTTGATGATCATTCCACACAGGATTGTTTCTCCAAGCTTGAATTTGCTTTTCGAGATTGATTTTTGCATCTTTGAATTTGAACGTCTGCCTGTTTGTGGCTTCTTTTTCTGTTGGCCTCTTGAACCTTGACTGCATCATATGTGGTAAAATGTTAGAGGTagataaaataattacatgatttACAGGTTTTCAGAAGAATCGATTTACCTTAAGATGCTTCTGAAATTTTCCAGGGAACTGTGATAAGAAACCACGGAGTGCCGGAAGATTAATGCGTGGACGGCCGTTTATCTCGGGAATTTGGACATTCTTCCGTGTATTACTACTCCCTTCTTTTTCACACATCGAACTTAAATCGGGTGTGAACATCTAATTTCTCAATTGAGTTCAACTGATTTCCTGTTTGATAATTGCAGATGGATCAGTGAACCAGAAACAAGTCAAAACCATCGGAATCCGACATCACAAAGACATATTGATTCTATCAACGATGAAGCGAAATACACGCAACTCGGTAAACTTGATAtttcaaacaataaaccatacatTAAGCAAAATTAGGTTTTTGAGGCTAATAACTCAGCAGGAAAGAATCAAAACAAAGGCATTTTCACTTACTTATGAGTAAAATTGAATCCGTCGAACATTCAGTCGACttgaaatcgaaagatccaagcAGTTTGAGAGGCTAAAAATTAAAGATGTTATCCGCGTCTCAAATTTGACTAAAGACCTATTTTGGGCTTTCGGTTCGCAGTTGCAATTGCAAAGCTCCAAAACCAAAAAGCCACCGTGCCAAAGCAGTTGGGGCACCGTCCATCCCGCGTCGACAATGCTTTCCACGTCTCACAATGTCGTCCGTTGATCATGGTAAACCCTTACGCAAGTCAAATAGTCAAAGATTGAATCTGGATAATAAGTAAACAATAAATACATTCCAATTCGGTTTCCTTTCACATGTTGTCTACGTGGGAAGTCTaataaatttttaatattttgacATTTAGAGTTAGTTCATAGCTTAATCATAAAACAATATTATTTATAAACATAATACTAGTTAAAAAACTTTGGaatgatttttttttggtttcttgtatcttgtattttttattaattcgaccaaaaaatcatgatttttttttttatgattactTTATTTTAACCAATAactaaaatattaagatttttttagaaaattaaGTAATGTATATCATATACATATATCAAATCTTAACACATCTGGAACAGTAAAGTTCTAAATTTTAAAGTTTTACCACGTCTCTTTGTACAGAACTACTatgttgttcttttatttttagaACATCTGAAAATCTCATTCCACAAAACCACCAGATATCAGTTTGTAAATTCCTTCGCCCCTTTCTTTTTTCAATCGACTGCGACTTAGATCGTTTCAATCTCCCAGCGACTTCTCATCCAAAATAGAGGAATACGATCTCTTCTAACAAGAAAGGAATTTGGTCCCTCAGTGACAACCTCATGTGCTCTATTGTCGCCACTAAACGCCTGCTACGAACCGCATCTACCCTGTTGTGTGGAGAATTTCGGTCTGTCGTTGGTTCTTTCAGTTACGTAATGATTTTTGTTCAATTGCTCCTTTTCTGATCCTTCTGTGTTTTTGATCGATGTCTCTGACTTATTGGGTTTAAGAATCCACGATTTCCATCCAAGAATCAAGATTCGATTTCAGTCAACAACCACGTCTTCGTTAATTATCGCCGCCAAACATCAACTTGTGTGAGCAATTTCGGTATGTGGTTGGTTCTTTCAATTTCCTTATGATTTTGGTTCAATTGCTCCTCTTTCTAATCCTTCTGTGTTTTAGAGCGATGTCTCCGACTTTTTGGGTTTGACTATCAACATCCTGTCCAAGAATCAGGATTCGGTTTTTGTCACTAACC
The genomic region above belongs to Lactuca sativa cultivar Salinas chromosome 4, Lsat_Salinas_v11, whole genome shotgun sequence and contains:
- the LOC111910651 gene encoding uncharacterized protein LOC111910651, which produces MFTPDLSSMCEKEGSSNTRKNVQIPEINGRPRINLPALRGFLSQFPGKFQKHLKSRFKRPTEKEATNRQTFKFKDAKINLEKQIQAWRNNPVWNDHQPPAIEVSVPKDSLCQLNVEVNVGLPPDAIYNIVIDPDNKRVFKNIQEVLSRKVLIDEGSRQVVELEQAALWRFLFWSGTISVHVMVDQNREDYSMKFKQVKPGFMKRFEGSWKVEPILLDEKLCHPCKPRTLSEYMSCTQGNGRIASKVTLQQLIEPAIVPPPPISWYLRGITTRTTEMLITDLIDEAARIKGVSGTNGIITTTEPDVLSDEQQQIDETFDIKERWALRRRRTRRSM